In Leptospira selangorensis, the following are encoded in one genomic region:
- a CDS encoding ankyrin repeat domain-containing protein: MAIFLTSCISPQYAGGGGSPYPSDFVYKGDLFGLQNCLRAGYSVDTRDPFTRNFTPLMIAAREGEVEIAEFLVRSGADINAKTRDGHTALMMAVYNRNLDIVKLLLKNGANVNIKSKQGHTAFSEASLEESIQIKELLLPYEIGPKK; encoded by the coding sequence GGAGGAGGAAGTCCTTATCCTTCCGATTTTGTTTATAAAGGGGATCTATTCGGTTTACAGAATTGTTTGAGGGCCGGTTATTCCGTGGACACAAGAGATCCATTCACTAGAAATTTTACTCCCTTGATGATAGCAGCCAGAGAGGGAGAAGTAGAGATCGCAGAATTTTTAGTCAGAAGCGGCGCAGATATCAATGCTAAAACCAGGGATGGACATACTGCTCTCATGATGGCAGTTTATAATCGGAACTTGGATATAGTAAAACTTCTTCTGAAGAATGGCGCGAATGTGAATATTAAAAGTAAACAAGGTCATACTGCATTTTCAGAAGCAAGTTTAGAAGAATCCATCCAGATCAAAGAACTACTTCTTCCTTATGAAATCGGTCCAAAAAAATGA